The DNA window TTGGATAGACTGATTGCATACAAAGAATAGTTAAGTATAGAATTTTAATGAAAAGAATAGGATATAAAGTAGAAAGAAGATGATGACATTATTAAAATGAAAATAATTAAAAATTTAGTTTAGTATTTGAAATTAAATCGGAATACCAGATTAGATTTTATAATAAATATGAATTTTTTTTCTTGCATAAGGTTGATCATTATCAAAGACTTCTATACGTTCAATAATTCTATTTAAAAGTTCCTTTTGGGTATAAAAAGAGAGGGTGTCGAATTTATTGTTAAAGGATTTTATAGAGAGCATGAAGTTTTTATCTCCTTGGTAATTTTTTATAGTATTTAGATTAGAGTGTAGCTTATTTAAGAGCGTCTTTTTTGCTTCCTTTTCTTTAGATAATTTTTTCTTTCTGTTGATGAAATCTGTCTCTGTGATGATTTCTCTTTCAATTAGTTCGAATAGTTTATCTTTTCTTCTTGAAAGACTGCGAATACTATCTTGTATTGTAGCAATCTCATTTTCGATGGTATGTAACTTATGTTCTTTTTCTTCAACTAATTTTTTATTCATTTCATAAATCATGCTTTTAGACTGTTCTATATTTGGAATACTCTTTTTAATTGCTTTCATTACTACATTTTCTGAGATGTAATGATGTGTACATTTTCCATAGTGTTTATAGTTTTTACAAGTAAAAAAAACCTCCCCATTTTTTCTGCGATTTCGCAGCATATACTCTTTGCAATCTCCACAAAATAGGAATCCAGACAATAGGTTTGGTATTTTAGAAGAAGTTCCACGGTTTTTTTTTCGTCTATTCATATTTTCTTCAGATTTACAAAATAAATCTTTAGAAATGATAGGAGTAAAGAATCCTTTAAAAGTCTGATAGGTATCTGAATACACTATTTTTTTTTTGCCATTTCTTTTTACATATTGTTGTCTTTTATGGATCATCTCTCCATAATAAGTAGGGTTTTTCAATATACGAACAATACTAGAGCTAGTAAAAGGTTTATGATTTCTAGTGAAATATCCTAAAGTATTAAGATGAATGGCAATACTTCTAGTTCCCATATTTTTATTTGCACTAAGATCAAATATTTTTTTTACAATCAAAGCGTCGTCTTCATTAATTTTAAGGGTTTTGTCTTCACTGATTTCATAGCCTAAAGGAGGTTTACCCCCTCGCCATTTTCCTTCATTCAGTATTTTTTTATGAGCTAATTGTATTCTTTCACTTATAGAAGATCTTTCAAATTCAGCAAAAGAACCAAGCATATTTAGCATCAACTTTCCAGATGCAGTAGAAGTATCAAAGTTCTCTGTTTTAGATTTAAATATGACATGATAGCTTGTAAATATTTCTAGTATTTTCATCAAATCAGCCATATCCCTAGAAATTCTATCTAATCTCCATACTAGTGCTACATCATATTTATTACAATGGGCTAATAATTTTTTTAAGGCAGGTCTGTCCATAGTACTAGCAGAGTATCCAGCATCCACATAAAAATCATAAATTTTATAATCAAATGCAGTACAATACTTTATTAACTCCTGACGTTGTGCCTCAATAGAGTGTCCACCAGAAGCTTGTTCTTCTGTACTAACACGTAAGTATAGGGCAGCTTTCAAACAAATCACCTCGTGAGTTATGTATATTAAGACATATGCAAAGAACCATAATATTTATTACAGATTTATAAATGATTGAAAGATATAAATGAAAAGGACGGATTATGATGATTCTGTATCTTATCTTTAGGTAGCATGATTAGATAAAAGTGCAGTCATAGTTTTATCAGCTCCTTGACCGTTGATAAGCTCAACTTCAAGTCCTTTCTCTTTAAAGAATCCTTCTGTGATGGCTACATATTGAGGCGCATAAAATACGGAGTGAGTTACTTCAGCTACCCTTACTTTTGTAAGAGCCTTTTCTCCACAACCAGTGAATGTAATGGATAAAAGCATAAGTAGTGAAAGGACCATAGCTATTTTTTTTACGCTTTTCATACAAAATCCCCCCAAAATAATAAAAGTTTTTACATAATTTTATTATATTCAGGGAAAAATCAATGGTTACAAAATTAAAATGAATAATGGAAATAAAAAAAGAGGTTTTAACATTAAAAACCTCTAAATAATTTCTTCGATAAAAATATTTCGTTCTTCTTTTAAATCAACAATGGTACCGTCTACTTGGACAATAGGCTTTGAAACCATATCTTTGTTAATAAAAACAATTTTAGCTTCTTCTCCTGTAGAGAGAAGGCACCAATTGCCTATGTAACAAGAAGCAATATGATTGAGAAAAGTCAATAAAAATTTGGTATCAAACTTTCTGTAACCAGTGTTTTCGAAATGACGAATGACTTGAAACGGACAAAACTTTTTTCGATAAGAACGTTGTGAGGTCATTGCATCATAAATATCTGCAATAGCTATAATTTTAGCATAATCATTGATTTGTTCATTTTTTGCATTTAAGGGATATCCGCTGCCATCATATCTTTCGTGATGCATTAATATAGCCATTTTAATATTATAGGGAATATCTTGATGTTCTACTAAACGGAATCCATAAATAGGGTGTTTTTTTATTTCTTCAAATTCTTCCTCGGTTAATTTATCTGGTTTGTTTAGAATATGATTGTCAATTTGAGTTTTCCCAATATCATGCAAAAGTCCAGCAACAGATAGGTCTTTTAAAGCTTTTTTATCAAAACCTAACCATTCTCCGAATACATGACATAAAAGAGAAACGTTTACACAATGGGTGTAAGTATAATTATCTGTTGTTTGAAGATTATGAAGGAAACCGAATAAATCACTTTTTGAGTCTAATATATTTTTTAAGTCATGACTAATGGAATATAAGTTTGTAATGTTAATATTTTTTCCTTCACTAATATCTAACATATAGTTTTCTAATGATTCAATATTTTCACTGTAAGAGGACTGAAAAGATTGAAAAGATGATTTTTTGGTTATAGAATTGTTTCTCATTGGAGTAGATATGGAAGATTGTTCTTTTACTGTTTCTTGAGGTAAAGCTTCTTTGATTGAAATCATACAGATTTGATAAAGCTTTAATCGAACAATACTTTTTTTATTCAGCATCGTGTTTTTTGTAGCTAATGTAAAACCAGTATCTGTAATAATATCTTTGGCAAGAATCATACCGGTCTTAGCTTGATCAACAGGGATTGTTTTTGTTATACATTTAGTCATAGCATTCACCTAATTCACAGTTTTTTACAATAATAAATTTGACAAAATATGAGTATATAAAACTATAAAATGGTATATTTTGGTTTAATATACAAATTTATTATATCATATTCATTATTATTGAGCAATCGATTGTAGTTTGAGAAGCACTCTTAGTGGCAATTGTTATTCTCCTTGAAAAAGATTTTGGACCTATGTATAGAGCTGAAGTAAGAGCTAGAACAACGGGGAAGGTTATACGTGATGGTGCTATGCCAATGATGTCAAAAGAGATTACTGAAACTAGTTTTTTTTCTATATTTGCTTAAATAAAGAAGATGTAAAATTTCATAGTTGAGGGATCATATTCAAGAAAAATGAATGTTTCTAAAATCAAGATGGGTCGTCAAAATAATTGAGCATTAAAAAAAAAGAGAATATGATGATAGAAAAAATAAATATATACCCTAAAATATGATATAAAGTAATGGCATGATAGAATGTTGAAATGCATAATAGGATGAACCATAATAAAATAAAGATTCGTAGTGCTAATTTTAAATTAGACCAATAAGAACGCAAGGCATGTGCAGTAGCAAAAATGAGATAAAATAATAATAGGAACCCTATGAAGGCTAAAAAAATTCCTGCTATTGCGTGATTTGCAAGACTTTGGATAGAATGAAAGGATGAGTCAATCGTAAGCCAAGTATCTTTTGGCATATGCAAGAGTATGTCACTAAGGAATATACATAAAACCCCAAGGATTAATTGAAGCATATAATGAAAAAGATTAAAGTTTTCTTTCATAAATATTCCCCCTTAAAAACTAAATATGCGAATTCTATGAAAAAATGCAAAAAAAATTATTAAATGGAAACAATATGGAATATATATATAATAAGAGAACTTTATGAATCGTGAAAAGGTGGGGTTTTATGAATTGCAATATAAAAATAGATGAGGGAAGACATAGATACGGATATATAAGAGGAAAGGTAGATGGTTTTGAGTGGTATGCATTGGTTCATAAGGAACAAAGTGAGAATGGGATTAATCCTTATAATCTTCACAATGGTCAGGGAAGAGTGACAAGGTTATGTGTGTATAAAGATATGGTTGAACATGGAGGGAATCCTTATGCGCCTACTTGTAGTGTAAAAAGATTCATTTATGCAAATTATAAAAGAGAATGGGATGTACTCAATAGTAATCATATAGGGATGGTAAAAGAATTAATAGGTTATTTAGAGAGACGATATTCTTTAAGAATCGTAAAATAATTTATGTTTACATATTGACTTTTAGGATGAAAAAAATATATAATAGTGGAAAAATGACTACAAAAAACAAACATTGAGGAAGAGGAGTAAATAATGAACCCCCTCTAGAGAGGGAAATCCGTAGGCTGGAAGATTTCTTAGGGGAGTGTTATTGAAGGTAGCTTCTGAGTTGCTGAATTGAATATTAGGTAGATTCAGCCGGGAAATCCCGTTATAGATCAATAAGAGCCAGTGAAGCTGGAATTAAGGTGGTACCGCGAAAAGTTCCTTTCGTCCTTATTTAGGATGAAAGGTTTTTTTATTTGGGAGTGAGAAGATGTTTTTTATAGGCATAGTGATTTTAATGATTGGGGCAATATTTGTTTATCGGACAAATGATTGCATGAAGCTTTTCAGAATGAAAAATCTTATTCGTCTAAAAGGCATAGGATTAATTGTTTCAATTATAGGAGTTTTGATGATCTTATATGGAGAGTTTCCGAAAAGTTTAGAATTTATTAGAATATTTTTTGGTAGAATATTTAAAGATTTTGGAATTCGTTAGAATATTTTTAAAAAGAGGAGTGTTATCATGACCATTAAAAATTTGGATAAAACTTATAATCCACAAGAATTTGAAAACAGAATTTATGAAGAGTGGTTAGACAAAGATTATTTTAAGGCAGAAGCTAACCCTGAAAAGGACCCATATACTATTGTATTGCCACCACCTAATATTACAGGACAGCTTCATATGGGACATGCTCTTGATCATACCCTACAAGATATATTGATTAGATGGAAAAGAATGCAAGGATATGAAGCGTTATGGCTTCCTGGAACAGATCATGCAAGCATTGCAACAGAAGTAAAAGTAGTAGAAAAAATATTAAAAGAAGAAGGAAAAACAAAAGAAGAGCTTGGAAGAGATGAGTTTTTAAAAAGAGCATGGGAATGGAAAGAAGAGTATGGTGGAAGAATTGTAGAACAAATGCAAAAGCTAGGAAATTCTTGTGATTGGTCAAAAGAAAGATTTACAATGGATGAAGGATGTAACAAAGCTGTAAGAGAAGTTTTTGTAAGATTATATGAAAAGGGATATATTTATAGAGGAAATCGTTTGATTAACTGGTGCCCAGATTGTAAAACTTCCCTTTCTGATGCAGAAGTTGAGCATGAAGAGCAGGGCGGACAGTTTTGGCATATCAAGTATCCTGTAAAGGATTCAGAAGAGTTTTTAGAAATCGCTACTACTAGACCAGAAACA is part of the Crassaminicella profunda genome and encodes:
- a CDS encoding recombinase family protein; the encoded protein is MKAALYLRVSTEEQASGGHSIEAQRQELIKYCTAFDYKIYDFYVDAGYSASTMDRPALKKLLAHCNKYDVALVWRLDRISRDMADLMKILEIFTSYHVIFKSKTENFDTSTASGKLMLNMLGSFAEFERSSISERIQLAHKKILNEGKWRGGKPPLGYEISEDKTLKINEDDALIVKKIFDLSANKNMGTRSIAIHLNTLGYFTRNHKPFTSSSIVRILKNPTYYGEMIHKRQQYVKRNGKKKIVYSDTYQTFKGFFTPIISKDLFCKSEENMNRRKKNRGTSSKIPNLLSGFLFCGDCKEYMLRNRRKNGEVFFTCKNYKHYGKCTHHYISENVVMKAIKKSIPNIEQSKSMIYEMNKKLVEEKEHKLHTIENEIATIQDSIRSLSRRKDKLFELIEREIITETDFINRKKKLSKEKEAKKTLLNKLHSNLNTIKNYQGDKNFMLSIKSFNNKFDTLSFYTQKELLNRIIERIEVFDNDQPYARKKIHIYYKI
- a CDS encoding HD-GYP domain-containing protein; protein product: MTKCITKTIPVDQAKTGMILAKDIITDTGFTLATKNTMLNKKSIVRLKLYQICMISIKEALPQETVKEQSSISTPMRNNSITKKSSFQSFQSSYSENIESLENYMLDISEGKNINITNLYSISHDLKNILDSKSDLFGFLHNLQTTDNYTYTHCVNVSLLCHVFGEWLGFDKKALKDLSVAGLLHDIGKTQIDNHILNKPDKLTEEEFEEIKKHPIYGFRLVEHQDIPYNIKMAILMHHERYDGSGYPLNAKNEQINDYAKIIAIADIYDAMTSQRSYRKKFCPFQVIRHFENTGYRKFDTKFLLTFLNHIASCYIGNWCLLSTGEEAKIVFINKDMVSKPIVQVDGTIVDLKEERNIFIEEII